One Armatimonadota bacterium genomic window carries:
- a CDS encoding glycosyltransferase has protein sequence MKDFDLSITICSWNTVEDLRICLDSLQKIRDEASFEVIVVDNNSEDGSPVMVEQEFPWVNLQKMTQNLGFVGGQNYAAENRHGRHVLPLNSDTIVHPGAIRGLLDYLESNPEVGVVAPKLLNPDGSLQYSCRRFPNPVAALFRNTLLGRLFPNNRFTKDYLMQDWSHDAPREVDWVSGAAFLARDTLVAEIGLFDPEYVMFCEDVDFCFQTWRHGKKVIYLPEFQITHAIGRSTDKAPNRMIGRFHRSMFRFYRKNIVPQQSLVVRPFSLALAATALSARASLFILRNKIDIVKRKLSR, from the coding sequence ATGAAGGATTTCGACCTTAGTATTACGATTTGCAGTTGGAATACGGTCGAGGACCTTCGCATCTGTCTGGACAGCCTGCAGAAGATTCGCGACGAGGCGAGCTTCGAGGTGATCGTGGTGGACAACAACTCCGAAGACGGCTCGCCGGTGATGGTCGAGCAGGAGTTCCCGTGGGTGAACCTCCAAAAGATGACCCAAAACCTGGGCTTTGTGGGCGGGCAGAACTATGCGGCTGAGAACCGGCACGGGCGTCATGTTTTGCCGCTCAACTCGGACACCATCGTTCACCCCGGCGCGATCCGTGGGCTTCTCGACTACCTGGAATCGAACCCGGAGGTCGGCGTCGTGGCCCCGAAACTTCTCAATCCAGATGGCTCGCTTCAATACAGTTGTCGACGCTTCCCCAACCCGGTGGCGGCCCTCTTCCGCAACACGCTTTTGGGTCGTCTGTTTCCCAACAATCGATTTACGAAGGACTATCTGATGCAGGATTGGTCGCACGACGCGCCGCGCGAAGTCGACTGGGTCTCTGGTGCCGCCTTCCTCGCCCGCGATACGCTGGTGGCCGAGATCGGGCTGTTTGATCCCGAGTACGTGATGTTCTGCGAAGACGTCGACTTCTGCTTCCAGACATGGCGTCACGGCAAGAAAGTAATCTATCTGCCAGAATTTCAGATTACACACGCGATTGGGCGCAGTACCGACAAGGCGCCGAATCGCATGATAGGCAGGTTTCACCGCTCTATGTTCCGCTTTTACAGAAAGAACATCGTCCCCCAGCAGAGTCTGGTGGTTCGCCCGTTCTCGCTGGCGTTAGCGGCGACCGCGCTATCCGCTCGGGCTTCCCTCTTCATCCTTCGCAATAAGATCGACATTGTGAAAAGGAAGCTGAGCCGGTGA
- a CDS encoding sigma-70 family RNA polymerase sigma factor, with protein sequence MNANVGTWRVGARTMQTRSEDNEFIKPGSAESFAKLVDTYQNRVFGFVRRMVPTGEDAEDITQEVFIRAFQSFDRYDARASVRTWLFRIAYNLCVDRARKHNRGLQQVSLQVSPDIEEEIDVPDNRWQPDALLEDAEFRQRLDKAIEGMSEKLRSVLLLHDKEDLSYEEIADTLKIPIGTVKSRLFLARTQLQNAVKDLMETQP encoded by the coding sequence ATGAACGCGAATGTTGGAACGTGGAGAGTAGGCGCGCGGACGATGCAGACACGCTCGGAAGATAATGAATTCATAAAGCCGGGTAGCGCCGAATCGTTTGCAAAACTAGTCGATACGTACCAGAATCGAGTGTTCGGTTTCGTTCGAAGAATGGTTCCCACCGGTGAAGACGCCGAGGACATCACCCAGGAGGTCTTTATCCGGGCTTTCCAAAGCTTCGATCGGTACGATGCCCGAGCTTCTGTTCGCACGTGGCTTTTCCGAATCGCTTATAACCTTTGCGTCGATCGCGCCCGAAAACATAATAGAGGACTGCAGCAGGTATCGCTTCAGGTCAGTCCAGACATCGAAGAAGAAATCGATGTACCGGACAACCGATGGCAACCGGATGCGCTCCTGGAGGACGCTGAATTTCGACAAAGACTCGATAAAGCCATCGAAGGCATGAGCGAAAAGCTGCGAAGCGTGCTGCTTCTGCACGACAAAGAAGATCTGTCTTATGAGGAAATCGCCGATACTCTCAAAATTCCGATTGGGACGGTGAAGAGCAGACTCTTCTTGGCCAGAACGCAGCTCCAAAATGCGGTGAAAGATTTGATGGAGACTCAACCATGA
- a CDS encoding SH3 domain-containing protein produces MIKSVLVAALSVTLISTGIASPHKKSSGSHQKKSSHSSKQKSSSSHKSSSSKSTINRKATSKTYDRGRRYTESESPAPSIGRGTVTGANVNVRSRPDSSASVVTKVSGGDVAILAHQGDWYKLRFQHGTIGWVKDEFLKVASKTTTASKAKVTPIKLDPVPQAVLAKAESTDGLTRYVSVVGDSVNIRKGPSTSNSSAGKVSGGKAMVVDHWNDWYKLKFSGGTIGWVRKDFLSFPDNFDYKDGKHAPKVVAKPEPVVASKEPAKDKTEDVKKPVEAAKPADTKPTGPLPENTVEVSATGERTSIDPDPKTANATPDSGPAPVMVSLIGDGVNIRRGPSVTNSTITKVSGGQAEIIEEHKDWFKLKFSGGTVGWVSGDYVSFPGHERSMETDVVHGDKIKAMINEAKKFENARVRYNYGSANRSYTDCSGFVLQVFKSIGINMPRTAREQAQRGKKVGRWDLKVGDLVFFNTRGYISHVGIYIGNQKFVHASSGGGRVMESSLNETYYGNRFLFGKRIISQSEAKKLDLPTPGELDQEKDNQRDDSNPDPKVKDSNS; encoded by the coding sequence TTGATAAAGAGCGTACTCGTTGCCGCGTTGTCTGTGACGCTAATTTCAACCGGAATTGCATCACCGCACAAAAAGTCCTCGGGTTCGCACCAAAAAAAGTCTTCCCACTCAAGCAAGCAGAAATCTTCTAGCTCGCACAAGTCGTCCAGTTCCAAATCGACGATCAACCGCAAGGCCACCAGCAAGACCTACGATCGTGGCCGACGGTATACCGAAAGCGAATCTCCCGCTCCCTCTATCGGCCGTGGCACTGTTACCGGCGCGAACGTAAACGTTCGGTCGCGACCCGACTCGTCCGCCTCGGTCGTCACTAAAGTTTCCGGCGGCGATGTCGCCATCCTCGCCCATCAAGGCGATTGGTACAAACTTCGATTTCAGCACGGCACCATCGGTTGGGTGAAGGACGAATTCCTGAAGGTCGCGAGCAAAACGACGACCGCCTCCAAAGCCAAGGTCACTCCGATCAAGCTCGATCCGGTCCCACAGGCAGTTCTCGCCAAAGCCGAATCCACCGATGGCCTCACCCGCTACGTGAGCGTCGTTGGTGACAGCGTCAATATTCGAAAAGGCCCGTCGACCTCGAACTCTTCGGCTGGCAAGGTCAGCGGCGGCAAAGCAATGGTCGTGGACCATTGGAATGACTGGTACAAGCTCAAATTCTCGGGTGGAACTATCGGTTGGGTGCGAAAAGACTTCCTCTCGTTCCCGGACAATTTTGACTACAAGGACGGCAAGCACGCACCGAAGGTTGTGGCCAAGCCCGAACCTGTGGTGGCGAGCAAAGAGCCAGCCAAGGACAAGACCGAAGACGTGAAGAAGCCGGTCGAAGCGGCCAAGCCTGCCGATACCAAGCCGACCGGCCCCCTTCCTGAAAACACAGTGGAAGTCTCGGCCACCGGTGAGCGAACGTCCATCGACCCTGATCCGAAGACCGCCAACGCGACGCCTGATTCTGGTCCGGCTCCGGTGATGGTGAGCCTGATCGGCGACGGTGTCAATATCCGACGAGGCCCGTCGGTCACGAACTCCACGATCACGAAGGTAAGCGGCGGTCAAGCTGAGATTATTGAAGAGCATAAGGACTGGTTCAAGCTCAAGTTCTCGGGCGGCACGGTCGGTTGGGTGAGCGGCGACTATGTGAGCTTCCCCGGCCACGAGCGATCCATGGAGACCGATGTTGTCCACGGCGACAAAATCAAGGCCATGATCAACGAGGCCAAGAAGTTTGAGAATGCGCGAGTGCGCTACAACTACGGCAGCGCCAATCGAAGCTATACCGATTGTAGTGGCTTCGTCCTCCAGGTCTTCAAGTCGATCGGAATCAACATGCCGAGAACGGCTCGCGAGCAGGCTCAGCGCGGCAAGAAAGTCGGCCGATGGGACCTCAAAGTCGGCGATCTCGTCTTCTTCAACACCCGCGGTTACATCAGCCACGTCGGCATCTACATCGGCAACCAGAAGTTCGTTCATGCCTCTTCAGGCGGTGGACGGGTTATGGAAAGCTCTCTGAACGAAACTTATTACGGCAACCGATTCCTCTTCGGAAAGCGCATCATTTCGCAGAGCGAAGCAAAGAAACTCGACCTTCCGACGCCGGGCGAGCTGGATCAAGAGAAGGATAATCAGCGAGACGATTCCAACCCGGATCCGAAGGTCAAGGATTCAAATTCCTAA
- the mrdA gene encoding penicillin-binding protein 2, which produces MSVLHAPRRPEVDRRLYWFPCLILPLFAALGFRLWYLQIVQAPDLVDEASKIGKSIVPKLAPRGTIYDRRGKILAGVQGQLVVTVKPFEAKKHPEVIEKLSKLLDMSVDEINDNIAEEAWRNRPAPIKAGISIQIATKIAEAPDLPGVEIDEKPMRTYKDTKDFTHLLGYVWTPSDRDEKRLQEEGIDPADYVGKAGVERQYEKELMGTPGKDVTEGTKKARFQTEEPAIPGKQLHLTIDASLQQYAQQTLSNLGFRGAVAAIDPSNGEVLALVSNPTYDVSPFLDGISSAQYKALQDNPATPMVFRAIGGAYAPGSTFKILTSIAAYRAGVLNENTSVYCDGAYHFSARSKMRCEGVHGTIGYTQALTKSCNTFFATMAVKAGAQEMVQTALDCGFGEPTGLDIPGEIRGTIPTDEWRNRYDPPRPFRVGNLAQMGIGQGYVTATPLQMANLVALVANRGVQYRPHLVHAIRDAITNETTYIKPEILHTVKADEWFWDMLQGALHNVVENGTARKAQIEGVDWGGKTGSAEFGHKIEGVTHSWFVGFAPRQNPKIAICVIAEGAGQGGDFAAPIAAGIVKHYLFSASNAAANLSASPRGSN; this is translated from the coding sequence GTGAGCGTCCTGCACGCCCCTCGCCGCCCCGAAGTCGACCGCCGCCTGTATTGGTTCCCCTGTCTCATCCTTCCCTTGTTCGCCGCCCTCGGCTTCCGCCTTTGGTACCTCCAAATCGTCCAAGCGCCCGATCTGGTCGACGAAGCCTCTAAGATCGGCAAATCCATCGTTCCTAAGCTCGCGCCGAGAGGGACGATCTATGATCGTCGGGGAAAGATTCTCGCCGGAGTACAGGGCCAACTGGTTGTTACCGTGAAGCCATTCGAGGCCAAGAAGCACCCCGAGGTGATTGAGAAGCTGTCGAAGCTCCTCGACATGTCGGTTGATGAGATTAACGACAATATCGCCGAAGAAGCGTGGCGAAATCGACCGGCCCCGATCAAAGCGGGAATCAGCATTCAAATCGCGACCAAGATCGCCGAAGCTCCCGACCTTCCTGGCGTTGAGATCGACGAAAAGCCGATGCGGACCTATAAGGACACGAAGGACTTCACGCACCTGCTGGGTTACGTTTGGACGCCTTCGGATCGAGACGAAAAGCGGCTGCAGGAGGAAGGCATCGACCCTGCCGACTATGTCGGCAAAGCGGGCGTCGAACGGCAATATGAGAAAGAGCTGATGGGCACGCCCGGCAAGGATGTGACCGAAGGCACCAAAAAGGCTCGTTTCCAGACCGAAGAACCCGCTATTCCCGGCAAACAGCTTCACCTGACCATCGACGCCTCCCTTCAGCAGTACGCCCAGCAGACGCTTTCGAACCTTGGTTTCCGCGGCGCGGTTGCCGCGATCGATCCCAGCAACGGCGAGGTCCTGGCCCTGGTCTCGAACCCGACTTACGACGTGAGCCCATTCCTCGACGGTATTAGCTCGGCGCAGTATAAAGCTCTTCAGGACAATCCGGCTACGCCAATGGTCTTTCGTGCGATCGGCGGCGCGTACGCACCCGGATCGACTTTCAAGATTCTCACTTCGATCGCCGCGTACCGTGCCGGAGTGCTGAACGAAAACACGAGTGTCTACTGCGATGGCGCGTATCACTTTTCGGCGCGGAGCAAGATGCGGTGCGAAGGCGTGCACGGCACCATCGGCTACACTCAGGCCCTTACCAAGTCCTGCAACACCTTCTTTGCCACAATGGCGGTCAAAGCCGGGGCTCAAGAAATGGTTCAGACCGCGCTCGACTGCGGCTTTGGCGAACCCACCGGGCTCGACATTCCCGGCGAGATTCGCGGAACCATCCCGACTGACGAATGGCGAAATCGCTACGATCCACCGCGTCCCTTCCGCGTTGGAAACCTAGCGCAGATGGGCATTGGTCAAGGCTATGTGACAGCGACACCGCTCCAGATGGCCAACCTGGTTGCGCTGGTTGCCAACCGGGGTGTCCAGTACCGGCCCCACTTGGTCCATGCGATCCGAGACGCGATCACCAACGAGACGACTTACATCAAGCCGGAGATTCTGCATACCGTCAAGGCTGACGAATGGTTCTGGGACATGCTTCAGGGCGCGCTTCATAACGTCGTCGAAAACGGAACCGCCAGGAAGGCTCAGATCGAGGGCGTCGATTGGGGCGGCAAGACCGGTAGCGCTGAGTTTGGCCACAAAATCGAAGGCGTCACCCACTCCTGGTTTGTCGGCTTTGCCCCACGACAGAATCCGAAGATTGCCATCTGCGTCATCGCCGAGGGGGCGGGACAGGGCGGAGACTTTGCCGCGCCTATCGCTGCCGGCATCGTCAAGCACTACTTATTCAGCGCTTCCAATGCGGCCGCAAACTTGTCGGCTTCTCCCCGCGGGTCGAACTGA
- a CDS encoding tetratricopeptide repeat protein, whose product MKKFPHWTILSVAFGAFLLPLLGGKISLEAGRISPETSMLQAMLNGQDAPFLTHFFLSLFFFIPLTVTLFTHKISHVVNLRITFWLAMFGACLGASILVTSFPAVTILYVLEWAMMSLAFFAVTLCCGRKQSIIPILSLVAGITLAAISGILEYRDARVYDPGYRIFALQIGPNQAGAMLAAGTVLALVLALRYERLPRLALILAGTLQCFALVLTQSKGAILCLPLGIIAVLIGLLVLKPTKPGTAVAVLLIPLVLTGGMAMAAQKAATAQSGTTAISRLENTGGEAAQSAGFRKLLWVSAIDLTKQRPYGWGLGSFWYESTRPGLVTQTTLAHETFLQLASEASPVAAFSLVAFLGAVVVWGMRGIRKVSPDSQILLVGIFGALAVSVAHNLVDSDMYIFGLGSMVFLFCGAFTASSADSQAPEFIFTLPKVAYGIAAVVLIPLCLSVGIAETFRSRARDAMDHSDRQAMLDNANAALSITFADGEALSLRALANPNEADLVSAAQLHPSPKAYRALADYYLNQGKDQDCYRALDKALERDPNNASALLKYMEAAQKFGNIELATKEANALIATETTPYFTVRSQPEFIPTQTYDARLFLAKQSKSPAEKVKLLESAVMGFIQYRDTTGPVVARNLKAMPNGNFGGEDRDTLETHYRLAIEACKELETLQPTVGLNYQFDPRGEADKFAAALEALNK is encoded by the coding sequence GTGAAGAAGTTTCCGCACTGGACCATATTAAGTGTGGCTTTCGGGGCGTTTCTTCTGCCCCTCCTAGGTGGAAAAATCAGTCTCGAAGCGGGACGAATCTCGCCCGAAACCAGCATGCTTCAGGCGATGTTGAACGGACAAGACGCGCCGTTCCTCACCCACTTCTTCCTCTCGCTATTCTTCTTCATTCCGCTGACGGTGACGCTATTCACCCATAAGATTTCCCACGTGGTGAACCTACGGATCACGTTCTGGCTCGCAATGTTCGGCGCGTGTCTTGGAGCTTCGATCCTGGTCACAAGTTTTCCCGCAGTGACGATCCTGTACGTGCTGGAATGGGCCATGATGTCGCTGGCGTTCTTCGCAGTGACGCTATGCTGTGGTCGCAAGCAGTCGATCATTCCAATCTTGAGCCTCGTTGCGGGGATCACTCTGGCCGCGATTTCCGGCATCTTAGAATATCGGGACGCACGGGTTTATGATCCTGGCTATCGAATTTTTGCCCTCCAGATCGGTCCCAACCAGGCCGGGGCCATGCTGGCAGCAGGCACGGTGCTAGCTCTCGTTCTTGCCTTGCGGTACGAACGGCTTCCGCGATTGGCCCTGATTCTGGCTGGCACCCTGCAGTGCTTCGCCTTGGTGCTCACACAATCGAAGGGCGCAATCCTCTGTCTGCCGTTGGGAATCATTGCTGTCCTCATCGGCCTGCTCGTGTTGAAGCCAACCAAACCCGGCACGGCGGTGGCAGTCCTGCTGATACCGCTGGTCCTGACTGGCGGAATGGCGATGGCGGCGCAGAAGGCCGCAACCGCCCAAAGCGGAACGACGGCAATTTCTCGCCTCGAGAACACCGGTGGGGAGGCGGCCCAGTCGGCTGGCTTCCGCAAGCTTCTTTGGGTATCGGCAATCGACCTGACGAAACAGCGTCCATATGGATGGGGATTGGGGAGCTTTTGGTACGAGTCGACTCGCCCCGGCCTCGTCACCCAAACGACGCTGGCCCACGAGACTTTTCTTCAACTCGCCAGCGAGGCCTCGCCGGTCGCGGCGTTCTCGTTGGTCGCCTTTCTCGGCGCCGTGGTCGTGTGGGGCATGCGCGGAATCCGAAAGGTTTCGCCAGATTCGCAGATTCTACTCGTCGGCATCTTTGGCGCGCTGGCCGTGTCGGTCGCCCACAATCTCGTCGACTCCGACATGTACATCTTCGGTCTTGGGTCGATGGTGTTTCTCTTCTGCGGCGCGTTTACCGCTTCTTCTGCCGATTCCCAGGCGCCAGAGTTCATTTTCACCCTGCCAAAAGTCGCCTACGGAATCGCGGCGGTGGTCCTGATTCCCCTTTGTTTGTCTGTCGGGATCGCCGAAACCTTCCGCTCCCGAGCCAGGGACGCCATGGACCACAGCGACCGCCAGGCAATGCTGGACAATGCCAACGCCGCACTTTCCATCACGTTTGCCGATGGCGAAGCCCTCTCCCTTCGAGCCTTGGCCAATCCTAACGAAGCCGATCTCGTGTCCGCGGCACAACTACACCCCTCGCCCAAGGCGTACCGAGCGCTAGCCGATTACTATCTGAATCAAGGCAAGGATCAAGATTGTTACCGAGCCCTCGACAAAGCCCTGGAGCGCGACCCTAACAATGCCAGCGCTCTGCTGAAGTACATGGAGGCCGCGCAGAAGTTCGGCAATATCGAACTTGCGACCAAAGAAGCCAACGCGCTCATCGCTACCGAGACCACGCCCTATTTCACGGTCCGAAGTCAGCCTGAATTCATCCCTACTCAGACCTACGACGCTCGGCTCTTCTTGGCCAAGCAGAGCAAGAGCCCAGCCGAGAAAGTCAAGCTCCTGGAATCGGCGGTGATGGGCTTTATCCAATACCGAGACACCACCGGGCCGGTCGTCGCGCGGAACCTGAAGGCGATGCCCAACGGCAACTTTGGTGGGGAGGATCGCGACACGCTCGAGACCCACTACCGCTTGGCAATCGAAGCCTGTAAAGAGTTGGAAACTCTCCAACCCACGGTTGGGCTCAATTATCAGTTCGACCCGCGGGGAGAAGCCGACAAGTTTGCGGCCGCATTGGAAGCGCTGAATAAGTAG
- a CDS encoding glycosyltransferase — MKLSVVIVNWNTASFLRDCLTSLFQSQVDGGFEVIVVDNRSSDDSVKVVRDEFPEAILLAEDDNHGYAKGNNLGIARATGEYILTLNSDTVLEPDVLERSIQKLAGMPKYGCLSVKLIGADGKPQRSVRGFPSVSGIFGDLSGLGKLFRSFDSYRLTRFDYEMSQDAPQPMGTFLLFRGSVLKDIPGPFDEQFPIFFNEVDLLKQMEARGWKCWYEASISIRHFGGESTKQVKKSMIWESHRSLIRYFSKNLRGLARISLPFLTVAVWLGALVRARGFHEGFRP, encoded by the coding sequence TTGAAGCTGAGCGTTGTCATCGTCAATTGGAACACGGCTTCATTTCTCCGAGACTGTCTGACTTCCCTCTTCCAATCCCAGGTTGACGGCGGGTTCGAAGTCATCGTTGTCGACAACCGATCGAGCGACGACAGCGTGAAGGTGGTTCGCGACGAATTCCCCGAGGCTATCCTTCTAGCTGAAGACGACAACCACGGCTACGCCAAAGGAAATAACCTCGGCATCGCGAGGGCCACGGGCGAATACATCCTCACTCTCAACTCGGATACGGTACTCGAACCAGATGTCCTGGAGCGGTCCATTCAGAAGCTGGCAGGCATGCCGAAATACGGATGCTTGAGCGTGAAATTGATCGGTGCGGACGGCAAACCGCAACGCTCAGTTCGAGGCTTCCCCAGCGTTTCAGGCATCTTCGGAGACCTTTCGGGTCTAGGGAAGCTGTTCCGCAGTTTCGATTCCTACCGCCTGACCCGCTTCGACTACGAGATGTCGCAGGATGCGCCGCAACCAATGGGAACTTTCCTCTTGTTTCGGGGGTCGGTTCTGAAAGACATCCCCGGGCCGTTCGACGAGCAATTCCCGATCTTCTTCAACGAAGTTGATCTCCTTAAGCAGATGGAGGCCAGGGGCTGGAAATGTTGGTACGAAGCGTCGATCTCTATCCGGCACTTTGGCGGCGAAAGCACAAAACAGGTCAAAAAGAGCATGATTTGGGAATCGCATCGAAGCCTGATCCGGTACTTTTCCAAGAACCTGAGAGGTTTGGCGCGAATCTCGCTTCCCTTTCTCACCGTTGCCGTTTGGCTAGGCGCCCTGGTGCGCGCACGAGGTTTTCATGAAGGATTTCGACCTTAG